Proteins co-encoded in one Arachis stenosperma cultivar V10309 chromosome 7, arast.V10309.gnm1.PFL2, whole genome shotgun sequence genomic window:
- the LOC130941360 gene encoding small RNA-binding protein 11, chloroplastic-like produces MEGLRQIWCQQHRSLSQLLFLRSISSKIFVKGLAFSTTKEKLAEAFSEYGNVLNVDIVLNKAKNRSKGFGYVTFAKEEEARKAQMAMNGKILHGRVLYVDMEPNKKPEKSSFDKATTDG; encoded by the exons ATGGAGGGTCTGCGGCAAATATGGTGTCAACAGCACCGGTCTCTTTCTCAGCTTCTTTTCCTCCGATCAATTTCTTCCAAAATTTTTGTCAAAG GTTTAGCATTTTCTACCACAAAAGAGAAATTAGCTGAAGCCTTTTCAGAATATGGCAATGTCCTAAATG TTGATATAGTACTGAACAAAGCCAAGAACAGATCTAAGGGTTTTGGATACGTGACCTTTGCTAAGGAGGAAGAAGCCCGCAAGGCACAGATGGCCATGAATGGAAAG ATATTGCATGGACGTGTTCTATACGTGGATATGGAACCAAATAAGAAACCAGAAAAATCATCTTTTGACAAGGCAACTACTGATGGTTGA